A genome region from Arachis duranensis cultivar V14167 chromosome 8, aradu.V14167.gnm2.J7QH, whole genome shotgun sequence includes the following:
- the LOC107460611 gene encoding TOM1-like protein 4, which yields MANNAATCAERATSDMLIGPDWAINIELCDIINMDPKQAKDALKILKKRLGNKSPKIQLLALFALETLSKNCGESVFQQIVERDILHDMVKIVKKKPDLNVREKILILIDTWQEAFGGPTGVYPQYYAAYNELKAAGVEFPPRAENSVPFFTPPQTQPVVHSAVEYDDDAAIQASLHSDESGLSVPEIQNAQGLADVLMEMLNALNPKDPKSVKDEFIVDLVDQCRSYQKRVMLLVNNTADEQLLIQGLALNDSLQRVLLKHDNIANGTVDTGGRATETPALPLVNANHEDDDESEDDFAQLAHRSSRDTNAQNRKPAYDKAEPGRFNSFLPPPPPSRNPVYSDTGMVDYLSGDAYKAEGGSSENSKQTPLAAPTNPTSSTIPARSSSPPSHARSTSPVVSGQPVYDEPSPTKKYSEDLPPAQWDRDTPSTGFLPPPPAKHNQRQQFFEQQSGTTYSSGGSSSSYDGLVGQTQNLSLNPSTPTKQQKPEDVLFKDLVDFAKSKTSSSSKPNNRSY from the exons ATGGCTAACAATGCTGCTACGTGTGCTGAGAGGGCAACAAGTGACATGCTTATTGGTCCTGATTGGGCAATTAACATTGAGTTGTGTGATATCATCAATATGGACCCTAA GCAAGCAAAGGATGCGTTAAAGATACTTAAGAAGCGTTTGGGCAATAAAAGTCCCAAGATACAACTTCTGGCACTTTTT GCACTGGAGACCCTTAGTAAAAATTGTGGTGAAAGCGTGTTTCAGCAGATTGTTGAGCGGGACATCTTACATGATATGGTTAAGATAGTGAAGAAGAAG CCTGACTTAAATGTGAGGGAAAAGATACTGATTTTGATTGATACATGGCAAGAAGCTTTTGGGGGCCCAACCGGTGTTTACCCCCAATACTATGCAGCATATAATGAATTAAAG GCTGCTGGAGTTGAATTTCCACCACGAGCAGAGAACAGTGTGCCATTTTTCACTCCTCCTCAAACCCAGCCGGTTGTTCATTCAGCTGTAgaatatgatgatgatgctgcTATTCAGGCTTCTCTTCATTCGGATGAATCTGGCCTTAG TGTGCCAGAGATTCAAAATGCTCAAGGACTAGCTGATGTTTTGATGGAAATGCTGAATGCCCTGAATCCTAAAGATCCCAAG AGCGTGAAAGATGAATTCATTGTTGACCTTGTGGACCAGTGCCGATCTTATCAAAAGCGTGTGATGCTTCTTGTGAACAATACTGC GGATGAGCAGCTTTTAATTCAGGGATTGGCACTGAATGACAGCCTTCAGCGAGTACTCCTCAAACACGACAATATTGCGAACGGAACTGTCGATACAGGTGGAAGAGCAACAGAAACTCCAGCTCTGCCACTTGTAAATGCAAATCacgaggatgatgatgagtcaGAGGATGATTTTGCTCAACTAGCCCATAG GTCATCACGCGATACTAATGCACAGAACCGGAAACCAGCCTACGACAAGGCAGAACCAGGGAGGTTTAACTCATTTcttcctccaccaccaccatcaagGAATCCGGTCTACTCTGACACAGGCATGGTTGACTATCTCAGTGGTGATGCATATAAAGCAGAGGGAGGATCCTCTGAAAACTCAAAGCAGACTCCATTGGCAGCCCCGACTAATCCTACCTCATCAACTATTCCTGCACGGTCCTCTTCACCTCCTTCTCATGCCAGGAGTACTTCACCAGTTGTCAGTGGCCAGCCTGTGTATGATGAGCCATCTCCCACAAAAAAGTATTCAGAAGATCTGCCTCCAGCTCAATGGGACAGGGACACACCATCTACTGGGTTCCTTCCACCGCCACCTGCGAAGCACAACCAGAGACAACAATTTTTTGAGCAACAAAGTGGAACAACTTACTCAAGTGGTGGATCCAGTTCCTCTTATGATGGTTTGGTTGGGCAAACTCAGAATCTGTCTCTAAATCCATCCACCCCAACCAAACAACAGAAGCCAGAGGATGTCCTGTTCAAAGATTTGGTTGATTTTGCCAAATCCAAAACCTCTTCATCTTCGAAACCAAATAATAGGTCATATTGA